A single window of Pieris rapae chromosome 4, ilPieRapa1.1, whole genome shotgun sequence DNA harbors:
- the LOC111004112 gene encoding uncharacterized protein LOC111004112 isoform X1 yields MQTQIGVGELQRSYRVQDFASPGVIMRERSFIRPQSHHNMHHNQFPSNGKRRSMILTNAKGKPTLEIYRPPGVRTDVAVTSGGNSGNTLTAPSNKLNVHAKEFTMAKSADLHNRSTVGMGFTSVGLQHSRSAVLHAQVPPHYRPVMPSHALLGSASSGNVPHTTAGPRVHFKLQPQQIIQEKKKSPPSSLSNGNGKSIRPQSFTPGLKRSKSLTSADTLASGMAALGLAADAGDLGTFPPEIQECIDKALEDPNAVCARTLMDAVGHLVSRAVESPRYALPAARRCIAVVEREQTETFLESLLNTCQQWYHDREKLLGTIVGGGRPRLMAFLSFLLEMYCQLRRRAIHRRGASAQPGQVLLTLICKCCEDCIRQPVPSPSDTENLFFVLTYIGRDLETQLPGDLERLLTAVRDAFINTAAAPSIRRTLLQLIELHASRWQLPGCAVLYYYPSSK; encoded by the exons TTTCCGAGTAATGGGAAACGACGGAGCATGATCTTAACAAATGCAAAAGGAAAGCCTACACTTGAAATCTACAGACCACCAG GCGTGCGCACAGACGTTGCTGTCACCAGTGGAGGCAATTCAGGCAACACACTGACGGCGCCTTCTAACAAGCTAAATGTCCACGCTAAAGAGTTCACCATGGCCAAATCTGCTGACCTGCATAATAG GTCAACAGTCGGCATGGGCTTCACGAGTGTGGGCCTCCAGCACTCGCGTTCGGCGGTGCTGCATGCACAGGTTCCGCCCCACTACCGGCCCGTGATGCCGTCGCATGCCCTACTGGGCAGTGCATCCAGTGGCAATGTTCCTCATACTACG GCTGGTCCTCGAGTCCACTTCAAACTGCAACCCCAGCAGATTATCCAGGAGAAGAAGAAGTCTCCACCGTCCTCCCTCAGCAACGGGAACGGAAAGAGTATTCGTCCGCAGTCGTTTACGCCTGGGCTGAAGCGGTCCAAGTCTTTAACCTCAGCGGACACTTTGGCCAGTGGTATGGCTGCGTTGGGTCTGGCTGCTGATGCAGGGGACCTTGGCACCTTCCCGCCAGAGATACAAGAATGTATCGATAAGGCACTGGAAG atcCAAACGCGGTGTGTGCCCGAACTCTAATGGATGCCGTGGGTCATCTCGTGAGTCGCGCAGTGGAGTCTCCGCGATACGCCTTGCCGGCCGCGAGACGCTGCATTGCTGTCGTTGAACGGGAACAGACTGAGACCTTCTTGGAGTCTCTGCTCAACACGTGCCAGCAGTGGTACCATGACCGGGAGAAG TTACTAGGAACTATAGTGGGCGGAGGGCGTCCACGTCTCATGGCGTTCCTGTCATTCCTCCTCGAGATGTACTGTCAGTTGCGTCGACGCGCCATTCATCGGCGCGGGGCGAGTGCGCAGCCCGGACAAGTCCTTTTGACACTGATTTGCAAATGCTGCGAGGATTGTATTCGCCAGCCCGTGCCTTCACCTAGTGAT ACTGAGAATCTCTTCTTCGTGCTCACGTATATCGGCCGTGATTTAGAAACCCAGCTTCCCGGTGACCTGGAGCGTCTCCTAACAGCTGTGCGCGATGCCTTCATCAACACAGCTGCAGCGCCCTCTATCAGACGCACACTACTACAGCTTATTGAATTACACGCTTCTCGCTGGCAACTCCCGGGATGTGCCGTGCTCTATTATTATCCCTCCTCGAAATAA
- the LOC111004112 gene encoding uncharacterized protein LOC111004112 isoform X3, giving the protein MSRVIVKQAVSVPSTPVAQVSPVPIPPVSPPATTAVVPVTEAVVTETTGVRTDVAVTSGGNSGNTLTAPSNKLNVHAKEFTMAKSADLHNRSTVGMGFTSVGLQHSRSAVLHAQVPPHYRPVMPSHALLGSASSGNVPHTTAGPRVHFKLQPQQIIQEKKKSPPSSLSNGNGKSIRPQSFTPGLKRSKSLTSADTLASGMAALGLAADAGDLGTFPPEIQECIDKALEDPNAVCARTLMDAVGHLVSRAVESPRYALPAARRCIAVVEREQTETFLESLLNTCQQWYHDREKLLGTIVGGGRPRLMAFLSFLLEMYCQLRRRAIHRRGASAQPGQVLLTLICKCCEDCIRQPVPSPSDTENLFFVLTYIGRDLETQLPGDLERLLTAVRDAFINTAAAPSIRRTLLQLIELHASRWQLPGCAVLYYYPSSK; this is encoded by the exons ATGTCTAGAGTTATAGTGAAACAGGCTGTATCTGTGCCTAGCACGCCAGTGGCTCAAGTGTCCCCTGTGCCAATTCCGCCCGTCTCCCCTCCAGCGACCACGGCCGTGGTTCCGGTAACGGAAGCAGTTGTTACAGAAACAACGG GCGTGCGCACAGACGTTGCTGTCACCAGTGGAGGCAATTCAGGCAACACACTGACGGCGCCTTCTAACAAGCTAAATGTCCACGCTAAAGAGTTCACCATGGCCAAATCTGCTGACCTGCATAATAG GTCAACAGTCGGCATGGGCTTCACGAGTGTGGGCCTCCAGCACTCGCGTTCGGCGGTGCTGCATGCACAGGTTCCGCCCCACTACCGGCCCGTGATGCCGTCGCATGCCCTACTGGGCAGTGCATCCAGTGGCAATGTTCCTCATACTACG GCTGGTCCTCGAGTCCACTTCAAACTGCAACCCCAGCAGATTATCCAGGAGAAGAAGAAGTCTCCACCGTCCTCCCTCAGCAACGGGAACGGAAAGAGTATTCGTCCGCAGTCGTTTACGCCTGGGCTGAAGCGGTCCAAGTCTTTAACCTCAGCGGACACTTTGGCCAGTGGTATGGCTGCGTTGGGTCTGGCTGCTGATGCAGGGGACCTTGGCACCTTCCCGCCAGAGATACAAGAATGTATCGATAAGGCACTGGAAG atcCAAACGCGGTGTGTGCCCGAACTCTAATGGATGCCGTGGGTCATCTCGTGAGTCGCGCAGTGGAGTCTCCGCGATACGCCTTGCCGGCCGCGAGACGCTGCATTGCTGTCGTTGAACGGGAACAGACTGAGACCTTCTTGGAGTCTCTGCTCAACACGTGCCAGCAGTGGTACCATGACCGGGAGAAG TTACTAGGAACTATAGTGGGCGGAGGGCGTCCACGTCTCATGGCGTTCCTGTCATTCCTCCTCGAGATGTACTGTCAGTTGCGTCGACGCGCCATTCATCGGCGCGGGGCGAGTGCGCAGCCCGGACAAGTCCTTTTGACACTGATTTGCAAATGCTGCGAGGATTGTATTCGCCAGCCCGTGCCTTCACCTAGTGAT ACTGAGAATCTCTTCTTCGTGCTCACGTATATCGGCCGTGATTTAGAAACCCAGCTTCCCGGTGACCTGGAGCGTCTCCTAACAGCTGTGCGCGATGCCTTCATCAACACAGCTGCAGCGCCCTCTATCAGACGCACACTACTACAGCTTATTGAATTACACGCTTCTCGCTGGCAACTCCCGGGATGTGCCGTGCTCTATTATTATCCCTCCTCGAAATAA
- the LOC111004112 gene encoding uncharacterized protein LOC111004112 isoform X2, with protein sequence MQTQIGVGELQRSYRVQDFASPGVIMRERSFIRPQSHHNMHHNQFPSNGKRRSMILTNAKGKPTLEIYRPPDVAVTSGGNSGNTLTAPSNKLNVHAKEFTMAKSADLHNRSTVGMGFTSVGLQHSRSAVLHAQVPPHYRPVMPSHALLGSASSGNVPHTTAGPRVHFKLQPQQIIQEKKKSPPSSLSNGNGKSIRPQSFTPGLKRSKSLTSADTLASGMAALGLAADAGDLGTFPPEIQECIDKALEDPNAVCARTLMDAVGHLVSRAVESPRYALPAARRCIAVVEREQTETFLESLLNTCQQWYHDREKLLGTIVGGGRPRLMAFLSFLLEMYCQLRRRAIHRRGASAQPGQVLLTLICKCCEDCIRQPVPSPSDTENLFFVLTYIGRDLETQLPGDLERLLTAVRDAFINTAAAPSIRRTLLQLIELHASRWQLPGCAVLYYYPSSK encoded by the exons TTTCCGAGTAATGGGAAACGACGGAGCATGATCTTAACAAATGCAAAAGGAAAGCCTACACTTGAAATCTACAGACCACCAG ACGTTGCTGTCACCAGTGGAGGCAATTCAGGCAACACACTGACGGCGCCTTCTAACAAGCTAAATGTCCACGCTAAAGAGTTCACCATGGCCAAATCTGCTGACCTGCATAATAG GTCAACAGTCGGCATGGGCTTCACGAGTGTGGGCCTCCAGCACTCGCGTTCGGCGGTGCTGCATGCACAGGTTCCGCCCCACTACCGGCCCGTGATGCCGTCGCATGCCCTACTGGGCAGTGCATCCAGTGGCAATGTTCCTCATACTACG GCTGGTCCTCGAGTCCACTTCAAACTGCAACCCCAGCAGATTATCCAGGAGAAGAAGAAGTCTCCACCGTCCTCCCTCAGCAACGGGAACGGAAAGAGTATTCGTCCGCAGTCGTTTACGCCTGGGCTGAAGCGGTCCAAGTCTTTAACCTCAGCGGACACTTTGGCCAGTGGTATGGCTGCGTTGGGTCTGGCTGCTGATGCAGGGGACCTTGGCACCTTCCCGCCAGAGATACAAGAATGTATCGATAAGGCACTGGAAG atcCAAACGCGGTGTGTGCCCGAACTCTAATGGATGCCGTGGGTCATCTCGTGAGTCGCGCAGTGGAGTCTCCGCGATACGCCTTGCCGGCCGCGAGACGCTGCATTGCTGTCGTTGAACGGGAACAGACTGAGACCTTCTTGGAGTCTCTGCTCAACACGTGCCAGCAGTGGTACCATGACCGGGAGAAG TTACTAGGAACTATAGTGGGCGGAGGGCGTCCACGTCTCATGGCGTTCCTGTCATTCCTCCTCGAGATGTACTGTCAGTTGCGTCGACGCGCCATTCATCGGCGCGGGGCGAGTGCGCAGCCCGGACAAGTCCTTTTGACACTGATTTGCAAATGCTGCGAGGATTGTATTCGCCAGCCCGTGCCTTCACCTAGTGAT ACTGAGAATCTCTTCTTCGTGCTCACGTATATCGGCCGTGATTTAGAAACCCAGCTTCCCGGTGACCTGGAGCGTCTCCTAACAGCTGTGCGCGATGCCTTCATCAACACAGCTGCAGCGCCCTCTATCAGACGCACACTACTACAGCTTATTGAATTACACGCTTCTCGCTGGCAACTCCCGGGATGTGCCGTGCTCTATTATTATCCCTCCTCGAAATAA